In Pedobacter africanus, a single window of DNA contains:
- a CDS encoding RagB/SusD family nutrient uptake outer membrane protein, which translates to MKMKYSTPKFKFWIIILSAMLVTSCDSFLEVDLPQSQLSNVSVYENYETATTALTSIYGNLRDQGMFSEGAGIGLTGALANYTDEMVAYDESSSKIYINFYNNTLLPSNTYISGFWNSAYSQIYAANAVFEGAAASTFLTADQKKQLQGEALFIRGMLHFYLSNLFGDIPYVTQTDYKVNRLMARTEIKVVYDLVAADLKNAIAMLPVNYISANKVRPNQLTAKALLSKVYLYQGSWSEAENTASSIIGQSGVYSFEDELNNLFLIGSKETIWQLRSATSDRNTWEGELFILSAGPPLYTALNSVLVNSFANTDLRRSKWMKSVSSGNSTWYYPFKYKEMLFTTVSKEYLVLFRLTEQYMIRAEARAQLDNLQGAKDDLNKIRKRATLDNTVANTKAELLDAILQERRWEFFAELGHRFFDLKRAGKLDVNLSGIKPGWNTTDRLFPIPEKELNTNPNLRPQNPGY; encoded by the coding sequence ATGAAAATGAAATATTCTACTCCAAAATTCAAATTTTGGATCATCATACTCTCTGCAATGCTGGTTACTTCTTGCGATTCATTTCTTGAAGTTGATTTGCCTCAATCTCAATTGTCCAACGTCTCGGTGTATGAAAACTACGAAACAGCAACAACTGCACTTACCAGTATCTATGGTAATTTAAGAGATCAGGGCATGTTCAGCGAAGGAGCTGGAATTGGATTGACAGGGGCACTTGCGAATTATACCGATGAAATGGTAGCTTACGATGAGAGCTCGTCTAAGATATATATTAACTTTTACAACAATACACTCTTGCCATCAAATACCTATATATCCGGTTTTTGGAATTCCGCATACAGCCAGATCTATGCGGCAAATGCGGTATTTGAAGGAGCAGCAGCAAGTACTTTTCTTACCGCTGACCAGAAAAAGCAGCTTCAGGGTGAGGCGCTTTTTATTAGGGGAATGTTACATTTCTATCTGTCGAATCTTTTTGGAGATATCCCTTATGTAACCCAAACAGATTATAAGGTCAATCGTTTGATGGCTAGAACAGAAATAAAAGTGGTCTATGATCTCGTGGCTGCAGATCTGAAAAATGCAATTGCGATGCTACCTGTCAATTATATTTCTGCTAATAAAGTCCGCCCTAATCAGCTAACGGCAAAAGCACTGCTCTCGAAGGTTTATCTGTATCAGGGATCCTGGTCTGAGGCAGAGAATACTGCAAGTTCGATAATTGGCCAAAGTGGTGTATACTCTTTTGAAGATGAATTGAATAATTTGTTTTTGATCGGATCAAAAGAAACCATTTGGCAGTTGAGGTCTGCAACTAGCGATAGAAATACATGGGAAGGTGAGTTGTTTATACTTAGTGCAGGTCCTCCCTTATATACTGCTCTAAATTCGGTACTGGTGAACTCTTTTGCTAATACCGATCTACGCAGATCTAAATGGATGAAGTCGGTTTCAAGTGGCAATTCAACATGGTATTATCCTTTTAAATACAAGGAAATGCTTTTTACGACCGTATCAAAGGAATATCTTGTGCTGTTTCGTTTGACCGAGCAGTATATGATCAGGGCTGAGGCGAGGGCCCAGTTGGATAATTTGCAGGGGGCTAAGGATGATTTGAACAAAATCAGGAAACGTGCGACATTGGATAATACAGTAGCAAATACCAAAGCAGAGTTATTGGATGCGATTTTGCAGGAACGACGCTGGGAATTTTTTGCTGAACTCGGGCATCGTTTTTTTGACCTTAAACGTGCTGGAAAGCTAGATGTTAATCTGTCTGGCATTAAACCGGGTTGGAATACGACAGATCGTCTATTCCCGATCCCAGAAAAAGAACTGAATACCAATCCAAATTTACGCCCGCAAAATCCAGGGTATTAA
- a CDS encoding S9 family peptidase, translating to MNFTKSYTKSSFVYSNPIAFIFLALLTCPLYGQVKPKANLTPSVYHLWHSARLDRVSPDENWASYKVLYENSKDTLFVRNIHNNSTYVFPAGGQGIFTNNSFFVCQSGSQIAIQNLKTGNREMITGIKEFAYSKETDRLIAIRSSKEQGETLIIRSLIKSNSKEIADVRNFKLSPKGHHLLLEIKRHTTNEIALVDLKKINEKKQLAIDTANQFDNFTWQKNGEALAFVSQSGEQEIKSLVYYIIAANKRYELVLAANSYFSNNLSISGRATTPIEISDDLQRITFSLQNKPVISNSKPKSNVEVWNMNDKLTFKKNMNYVNYNLVPPVAMWIPNLDQIIQINSEELPDLMITRNFDYAVLSSPSAYAPQFEQYGPRDFYIKDLKTQQKTLILKKHPYDPRYPNLSPDGKYFVYFKGKDWWVYDISAKTHLNLTISLGESFKGKTDGWVPESAFGNPGWSIGDKEIILYDQYDIWAITPDGKSFRRLTKGRELGITYRIAREPNKVGQNVVFSGLVVDAFDLSKDLFLLARGKDEKTGYYRWNVKTAEQQIIYGNSKVDDLNYNGSRKKIFFSEQKFDLSPRLVSTTHSSTPKVFFESNPQQKDYFWGKSELITYQNSKGVALKGALFYPANYDPKIKYPMVVDIYELKSSNLHKYENPGYETSSINPSVLNSQGYFVFMPDIQLLEGSPGVSATDCVIASTKKVIEKGVVDPSRIGLVGHSLGGYETAFIITQTNLFATAIASGGITDLISFYHTINPYTGEPDMWRFKNQQWNMGGSPYELPELYKANSPIAHVQNVQTPVLLWTGKSDSQVDPHQTMEFYLALRRLGKKGIMLQYPNEGHALLDSENRKDLTNRMLDWFNYFLKDDKSIEWIAKGTAPVPVN from the coding sequence ATGAACTTTACGAAATCATATACAAAATCATCTTTTGTTTATTCAAATCCGATTGCTTTTATTTTCCTGGCATTGCTCACCTGCCCCCTCTACGGGCAGGTGAAGCCCAAAGCAAACTTGACACCTTCGGTTTATCATTTGTGGCATTCAGCACGTTTGGACAGGGTTTCTCCTGATGAAAATTGGGCAAGCTACAAAGTACTCTACGAAAATAGCAAGGATACTTTATTTGTAAGGAATATTCACAACAACTCAACTTACGTTTTTCCAGCAGGTGGGCAAGGCATTTTCACAAATAACAGTTTCTTTGTCTGTCAGTCAGGAAGTCAAATCGCTATTCAAAACTTAAAAACTGGAAATAGGGAGATGATAACTGGAATAAAGGAATTTGCTTATAGTAAAGAAACGGATCGATTAATTGCAATAAGAAGTTCAAAAGAGCAAGGGGAAACCTTAATTATTCGATCGCTAATTAAATCAAATAGTAAAGAAATAGCTGATGTGAGAAATTTTAAGCTCAGCCCTAAAGGGCATCACTTGTTGCTAGAAATTAAAAGACATACCACCAATGAGATAGCGCTTGTTGATCTTAAAAAGATAAATGAGAAAAAACAATTGGCCATAGATACAGCAAACCAATTTGATAATTTTACCTGGCAGAAAAATGGGGAGGCCTTAGCTTTTGTTAGTCAGTCTGGCGAGCAAGAGATTAAGTCACTTGTTTACTATATTATTGCTGCAAATAAGCGTTACGAACTTGTTCTTGCTGCTAACTCGTATTTTTCAAATAACCTGTCGATTTCTGGCCGTGCAACTACTCCTATAGAAATCTCGGATGATCTGCAGAGAATAACTTTTTCTCTGCAAAACAAACCTGTAATTTCCAACAGCAAGCCAAAATCAAATGTGGAGGTTTGGAACATGAATGATAAACTCACTTTCAAAAAAAATATGAATTATGTGAATTATAATTTAGTTCCTCCTGTAGCGATGTGGATACCTAACTTGGATCAAATTATCCAAATTAATTCCGAGGAGCTTCCAGATTTAATGATTACAAGAAATTTTGACTATGCTGTTTTATCAAGTCCTAGTGCATACGCACCTCAGTTTGAACAATACGGGCCTAGAGACTTTTATATCAAAGACCTTAAAACACAGCAAAAAACGCTTATCTTAAAAAAACATCCATATGACCCTAGGTATCCAAACCTATCTCCAGATGGAAAATATTTCGTTTATTTCAAAGGCAAAGATTGGTGGGTGTATGATATCTCGGCTAAAACTCATTTAAATCTTACCATATCCTTGGGAGAAAGTTTCAAGGGAAAAACGGACGGGTGGGTTCCTGAATCCGCATTTGGTAATCCTGGATGGAGTATTGGCGATAAAGAGATTATACTTTACGATCAGTATGATATTTGGGCAATCACACCGGATGGGAAATCATTTAGAAGATTGACAAAAGGAAGAGAACTTGGAATTACCTATCGTATTGCGAGGGAACCAAACAAAGTTGGTCAAAATGTAGTTTTTAGCGGTTTGGTAGTTGATGCTTTTGATTTGTCTAAAGATCTATTTTTGCTGGCAAGAGGTAAGGATGAAAAAACGGGTTATTACAGGTGGAATGTTAAAACTGCTGAACAGCAAATTATTTATGGGAACAGCAAAGTTGATGATCTTAATTATAATGGTTCTAGAAAAAAAATCTTTTTCTCTGAGCAGAAATTTGATCTTTCACCACGTCTAGTGTCAACTACTCATTCTTCAACCCCTAAAGTATTTTTTGAAAGTAATCCGCAACAAAAAGATTATTTCTGGGGGAAGTCTGAACTGATTACCTATCAAAACTCCAAAGGTGTAGCGTTAAAGGGAGCTTTATTCTATCCTGCAAATTATGATCCTAAAATAAAGTATCCAATGGTGGTAGATATCTATGAATTAAAATCCAGCAATCTTCATAAATACGAAAATCCAGGTTACGAAACATCTTCAATCAATCCTAGTGTGCTCAATAGTCAAGGATATTTTGTCTTTATGCCTGATATACAGCTGTTGGAAGGAAGTCCAGGAGTTTCTGCTACAGATTGCGTAATTGCTTCAACTAAAAAAGTAATCGAAAAAGGTGTTGTAGATCCTTCCAGAATTGGATTAGTAGGACATTCTTTAGGAGGCTATGAAACCGCGTTTATTATTACTCAGACCAATCTATTTGCTACAGCCATTGCAAGTGGAGGTATTACGGATTTGATCAGTTTTTATCACACCATTAATCCATATACTGGAGAGCCGGATATGTGGCGCTTTAAAAATCAACAGTGGAATATGGGGGGAAGTCCATATGAGTTGCCAGAACTGTATAAAGCCAATTCTCCGATCGCTCATGTTCAAAATGTGCAGACACCTGTTTTATTATGGACTGGCAAGAGCGATTCACAAGTTGATCCGCATCAAACCATGGAGTTTTATCTGGCGTTACGTAGATTGGGTAAAAAGGGCATCATGTTACAATATCCTAACGAAGGGCATGCGCTTTTAGATTCTGAAAATAGGAAAGATTTGACAAACCGGATGTTAGATTGGTTTAATTATTTTCTAAAAGATGATAAATCCATTGAATGGATTGCAAAAGGTACAGCGCCTGTGCCAGTGAATTAG